The Opitutales bacterium ASA1 genome window below encodes:
- the nikR gene encoding nickel-responsive transcriptional regulator NikR has protein sequence MIARPASRSPATDASFVIEKSTSAVLPVPMPKRRRKSDKVARFSVSLPQSLLDELDEMVASRGYQSRSQAVAALAREGLVEYASQLGTTSVAGTINLVYDHRKPGLQARLAAIQHKYFILVVTSMHVHLENHNYLEVLLVQGPADELRKLADELVTCSGVKNGRLSLTASAMPPLK, from the coding sequence ATGATCGCTCGCCCTGCCTCCCGCTCCCCCGCCACCGATGCGAGCTTCGTGATCGAGAAGTCCACCTCGGCCGTGTTGCCTGTCCCCATGCCCAAACGCCGTCGCAAATCCGACAAGGTCGCACGCTTCAGCGTCTCGCTCCCTCAGAGCCTGCTCGACGAACTCGACGAGATGGTCGCGAGCCGCGGTTACCAGAGTCGCTCGCAAGCCGTCGCCGCCCTCGCCCGCGAAGGACTGGTGGAATACGCCAGCCAGCTCGGCACGACCTCCGTCGCGGGCACGATCAACCTCGTCTACGATCATCGCAAACCGGGTCTCCAAGCGCGCCTCGCCGCCATCCAGCACAAGTACTTCATCCTCGTCGTGACCTCCATGCACGTGCACCTCGAGAACCACAACTACCTCGAGGTCCTCCTCGTCCAAGGACCGGCCGACGAACTGCGCAAGCTCGCCGACGAACTCGTGACCTGCAGCGGCGTGAAGAACGGTCGCCTCAGCCTCACCGCGAGCGCCATGCCTCCGCTGAAGTAG
- a CDS encoding urea carboxylase-associated family protein: MSADAATVPLYTKTLTHAGMWSGVISRGKTLRLTALEAGANVGMLLYNADLTVERYNMPDTLKGQHTFHVRHPFCLHSDMGRLLASITADTVGWHDTVCGCSDAALVAAKYGSQTYQTHRNDFFRSARECFLIELAKWGLGERDLVPNLNLFSKVVADDAGKLAFVPGNSRAGDHIDLRLELNTLVVLNTCQHPLDPDATYRPRAVKLDVFPATPGPVPAEDPCRRSRPENDRAMENNEAYFALRE, from the coding sequence ATGTCCGCCGACGCCGCCACCGTACCGCTCTACACGAAGACCCTCACCCATGCCGGCATGTGGTCCGGCGTGATCTCGCGCGGCAAGACCCTCCGCCTCACCGCCCTCGAAGCCGGTGCCAACGTCGGCATGCTCCTCTACAACGCCGACCTCACGGTCGAGCGCTACAACATGCCCGATACGCTCAAGGGGCAGCACACCTTCCATGTGCGCCATCCCTTTTGCCTGCACTCCGACATGGGCCGCCTCCTCGCCTCGATCACGGCCGACACCGTGGGCTGGCACGACACGGTGTGCGGTTGTTCCGACGCCGCGCTCGTCGCCGCCAAGTACGGCTCGCAGACCTACCAGACTCACCGCAACGACTTCTTCCGCAGCGCGCGCGAGTGTTTCCTGATCGAGCTCGCGAAATGGGGTCTCGGCGAACGCGACCTCGTGCCGAACCTGAATCTCTTCAGCAAGGTCGTGGCCGACGACGCCGGGAAACTCGCCTTCGTGCCGGGAAACTCCAGGGCCGGCGACCATATCGACCTGCGCCTCGAGCTGAATACACTCGTCGTGCTCAACACCTGCCAGCACCCGCTCGATCCCGACGCGACGTATCGTCCGCGCGCGGTGAAGCTGGATGTCTTCCCGGCCACACCCGGCCCCGTGCCCGCCGAAGACCCCTGCCGCCGCTCACGCCCGGAGAACGATCGCGCGATGGAAAACAACGAAGCCTACTTCGCCCTGCGCGAATGA
- a CDS encoding urea carboxylase-associated family protein, whose protein sequence is MKGAFREGYEGNEGKTRELGPSLPSNPSRDNPPFLIMLTESPLSPGTATHRETVLAGDHWSRVIKRGQVFRIVDLEGNQAADTLFYDAHDTDNRYSASDTIRHQGALYLTTGTQLMTTRGDVLLTIVADTCGRHDTLGGACSRESNTMRYAHEKEFMHACRDSFIRGAQTCGCGHDFGKRDITCNINFFMNVPVTPDGRLTFADGVSGPGRYVEMRAERDVLAIISNCPQLNNPCNAYNPTPIEVIIWGQGV, encoded by the coding sequence ATGAAAGGTGCGTTTCGCGAAGGATACGAAGGGAACGAAGGAAAGACTCGGGAACTCGGCCCTTCGCTTCCTTCGAACCCTTCGCGAGACAATCCCCCTTTTCTGATCATGCTCACCGAAAGCCCACTCTCTCCCGGCACCGCGACCCATCGCGAAACCGTCCTCGCCGGCGACCACTGGTCGCGCGTGATCAAGCGCGGCCAAGTCTTCCGCATCGTCGACCTCGAGGGCAACCAAGCTGCGGATACGCTCTTCTACGACGCACACGACACCGACAACCGCTACAGCGCCAGCGACACCATCCGCCACCAAGGTGCGCTCTACCTCACCACCGGCACGCAGCTCATGACGACACGCGGCGACGTGCTGCTCACGATCGTGGCCGACACCTGTGGCCGCCACGACACCCTCGGCGGCGCCTGCTCGCGCGAGAGCAACACCATGCGCTACGCCCACGAAAAAGAGTTCATGCACGCCTGCCGCGACAGCTTCATCCGAGGGGCACAGACGTGCGGTTGCGGTCACGACTTCGGAAAGCGCGACATCACCTGCAACATCAACTTCTTCATGAACGTCCCGGTCACGCCCGACGGCCGGCTCACTTTCGCCGACGGCGTCTCCGGCCCGGGCCGCTACGTCGAAATGCGCGCCGAGCGCGACGTCCTCGCGATCATCTCGAACTGCCCCCAGCTCAACAATCCCTGCAACGCCTACAACCCGACACCGATCGAGGTGATCATCTGGGGTCAGGGCGTTTGA
- the uca gene encoding urea carboxylase has translation MSFSKVLIANRGAIACRIIRTLRRMGIRSVAVYSEADTGSLHVDMADETICIGPAPAAQSYLVSEKILEAAKQTGAQAIHPGYGFLSENPAFAEACAAAGIVFIGPKPDQMRRFGLKHTAREIARQQEAPLLPGTPLLASVAEALDAAEGIGYPVMLKSTAGGGGIGMQLCWNAAELEPAFARVDRLSSSNFKESGLYLEKYVERARHIEVQIFGDGRGHVVALGERDCSIQRRNQKIIEETPAPGISDETREALLGCAEKLGRAVAYESAGTVEFVYDDTTGAFYFLEVNTRLQVEHGVTEEVTGIDLVEWMVRQAAGELDLSTFERRASGASIQVRLYSEDPGRNFQPSTGVLTEMVFPRGARIETWVARGSEVSPYYDPMIAKIIVRGNHRTDAIAKLEQALADTRIGGMETNLPYLRQILASEMFRNGAVYTRCLEELPYTAPTIEVLEGGTQTTVQDYPGRLGHWDVGVPPSGPMDALAFRLANRLVGNPPSAAGLEITLTGPTLRFNSDAIIALTGAATDATLDDEPVAFWRSLRVERGQILRIGSLEGAGMRAYLALGYGLDVPDYLGSKSTFTLGLFGGHAGRALRTGDVLRVNSRAAFGEPHEPDLLQLPAALIPTYSREWEISVLYGPHGAPDFFRPEDIDDLFSATYEVHFNSARTGVRLIGPKPRWARQDGGEAGLHPSNIHDNAYAIGAIDFTGDMPIILGPDGPSCGGFVCPATIIAADLWKIGQLKPGDKVRFVAVTGAEARTREVVQEAEIETLQPLRASKSQISNLKSQIPPVEPAVLHTTPARGDLPAVTYRRAGDKYLLVEYGPLVLDLDLRFRVHALQQWLEQNHTPGLLDLTPGIRSLQVHYDSRVLPLERLMETLLDAEAHLPDGDDMEVPSRIVHLPLSWEDESTLLAIRKYMQTVRKDAPWCPSNIEFIRRINGLDSVDDVKRIAFDANYLVYALGDVYLGAPVATPYDPRHRLVTTKYNPARTWTPENAVGIGGAYMCIYGMEGPGGYQFIGRTIQMWNRWRQTDDFVDGKPWLLRFFDQIRFYEVSAAELLELREDFPRGRFKLRTEETTLRLRDYHAFIRANADSIAAFEQKRQHAFAEERHRWELTGQLNFSAESEASAAAGDAKPIPPGHKAVIAHVPGNVWKIAVAPGQSITLDQPLVVLESMKMEISVVATEPGTVTEVLCTEGKPVQAGDVLAVVKQDA, from the coding sequence ATGTCCTTCTCCAAAGTCCTCATCGCCAACCGCGGCGCCATCGCGTGCCGCATCATTCGCACGCTGCGGCGCATGGGCATCCGGTCCGTGGCCGTGTATTCAGAAGCGGATACAGGTTCGCTTCACGTCGACATGGCCGACGAGACCATCTGCATCGGCCCCGCTCCGGCTGCGCAGAGTTATCTCGTCTCCGAGAAGATCCTCGAGGCCGCGAAACAGACCGGCGCTCAGGCCATCCATCCCGGCTACGGCTTCCTCTCGGAGAATCCCGCCTTCGCCGAAGCGTGCGCCGCGGCGGGAATCGTCTTCATCGGTCCGAAGCCCGATCAAATGCGGCGCTTCGGACTGAAGCACACCGCCCGCGAGATCGCCCGACAACAAGAAGCCCCGCTCCTGCCCGGTACACCGCTACTCGCGAGCGTGGCCGAGGCCCTCGACGCCGCCGAAGGCATCGGCTACCCCGTCATGCTCAAGAGCACGGCCGGCGGCGGCGGCATCGGCATGCAACTCTGCTGGAACGCGGCCGAACTCGAGCCCGCGTTCGCACGCGTCGACCGCCTCAGTAGCAGCAACTTCAAAGAGAGTGGTCTCTACCTCGAGAAGTACGTCGAACGCGCACGCCACATCGAGGTGCAGATCTTCGGCGACGGCCGCGGGCACGTCGTCGCCCTCGGCGAACGCGACTGCTCGATCCAGCGCCGCAACCAGAAGATCATCGAGGAAACCCCCGCCCCCGGCATCAGCGACGAAACGCGCGAGGCGCTGCTGGGCTGCGCCGAGAAGCTGGGCCGCGCCGTCGCCTACGAAAGCGCCGGCACGGTCGAGTTCGTCTACGACGACACGACCGGCGCGTTCTACTTTCTCGAGGTGAACACGCGCCTCCAGGTCGAGCACGGCGTGACCGAGGAAGTCACCGGCATCGATCTCGTCGAGTGGATGGTCCGCCAGGCCGCCGGCGAGCTCGATCTCTCCACCTTCGAGCGCCGCGCCTCCGGCGCCTCGATCCAAGTGCGGCTCTACTCGGAGGATCCGGGGAGGAACTTCCAACCCTCGACGGGCGTGCTCACCGAGATGGTGTTTCCCCGCGGCGCACGCATCGAGACGTGGGTCGCACGCGGCAGCGAGGTGAGTCCCTACTACGATCCGATGATCGCGAAGATCATCGTACGCGGCAATCATCGCACCGACGCCATTGCGAAACTCGAACAGGCACTCGCCGACACGCGTATCGGCGGCATGGAGACCAACCTCCCCTACCTCCGCCAGATCCTCGCTTCGGAGATGTTTCGCAACGGCGCGGTCTACACGCGTTGTCTGGAAGAACTTCCCTACACTGCTCCGACCATCGAGGTCCTCGAAGGCGGCACGCAGACCACGGTCCAGGATTATCCCGGACGCCTCGGCCACTGGGACGTGGGCGTGCCGCCCTCGGGCCCGATGGACGCGCTCGCCTTTCGCCTCGCGAATCGACTCGTCGGCAACCCACCCTCCGCCGCCGGACTCGAGATCACGCTCACGGGCCCGACACTTCGCTTCAATTCCGACGCCATCATCGCACTCACCGGCGCCGCAACGGACGCCACGCTCGACGACGAGCCCGTGGCCTTCTGGCGTTCATTGCGCGTGGAGCGCGGTCAGATCCTGCGTATCGGCTCGCTCGAGGGCGCCGGCATGCGCGCGTATCTGGCGCTTGGATACGGCCTCGACGTTCCCGACTACCTCGGCAGCAAGAGCACGTTCACCCTCGGTCTCTTCGGCGGCCACGCCGGCCGCGCGCTGCGCACCGGCGACGTACTGCGGGTGAATTCCCGCGCGGCGTTCGGCGAGCCGCACGAGCCCGACCTACTCCAACTCCCCGCCGCCCTCATCCCGACCTACTCTCGCGAGTGGGAGATCTCCGTGCTCTACGGTCCGCACGGCGCACCCGACTTCTTCCGGCCCGAAGACATCGACGATCTCTTCAGCGCCACCTACGAGGTGCATTTCAACTCCGCGCGCACCGGCGTGCGCCTCATCGGTCCGAAGCCGCGCTGGGCACGCCAGGACGGAGGCGAGGCCGGCCTGCACCCCTCGAACATCCACGACAACGCCTACGCGATCGGCGCGATCGACTTCACCGGCGACATGCCGATCATCCTCGGGCCCGACGGCCCGAGCTGCGGCGGTTTCGTCTGCCCCGCCACCATCATCGCCGCCGACCTGTGGAAGATCGGCCAGCTCAAGCCTGGCGATAAAGTGCGGTTCGTCGCCGTCACAGGTGCGGAAGCGCGCACCCGCGAAGTCGTTCAAGAGGCGGAGATTGAAACGCTCCAGCCGCTGCGCGCCTCGAAATCTCAGATCTCGAATCTCAAATCTCAGATTCCGCCGGTGGAGCCGGCGGTCCTCCACACCACGCCCGCGCGCGGCGACCTTCCCGCCGTGACCTACCGTCGCGCCGGCGACAAGTATCTGCTTGTTGAATACGGCCCGCTCGTCCTCGATCTCGACCTGCGATTCCGCGTCCACGCGCTGCAACAGTGGCTCGAGCAGAATCACACGCCCGGCCTGCTGGATCTGACACCCGGCATCCGTTCGCTGCAGGTGCATTACGACAGCCGCGTGTTGCCGCTCGAACGGCTGATGGAAACACTGCTCGATGCCGAAGCGCACCTTCCGGACGGCGACGACATGGAGGTGCCCTCGCGCATCGTCCACCTCCCGCTCTCGTGGGAGGACGAATCCACGCTGCTGGCCATCCGCAAGTACATGCAGACCGTGCGCAAGGACGCGCCGTGGTGCCCGAGCAACATCGAGTTCATCCGCCGCATCAACGGCCTCGACTCGGTCGACGACGTGAAGCGCATCGCCTTCGACGCGAACTACCTCGTCTATGCGCTGGGCGACGTCTATCTCGGCGCGCCCGTCGCCACGCCGTACGATCCGCGTCACCGGCTCGTCACGACGAAGTACAACCCCGCCCGCACTTGGACTCCGGAAAACGCCGTCGGCATCGGCGGCGCCTACATGTGCATCTACGGCATGGAAGGCCCGGGTGGCTACCAGTTCATCGGCCGCACCATCCAGATGTGGAATCGCTGGCGGCAGACCGACGACTTCGTCGATGGCAAGCCGTGGCTGCTGCGCTTCTTCGACCAGATTCGCTTCTACGAAGTGAGCGCCGCCGAACTGCTCGAACTCCGCGAAGATTTCCCGCGCGGCCGCTTCAAGCTCCGCACCGAGGAAACGACACTCCGACTGCGTGACTACCACGCCTTCATCCGCGCCAATGCCGACTCGATCGCCGCCTTCGAGCAGAAGCGCCAGCACGCCTTTGCCGAGGAGCGTCACCGCTGGGAACTGACCGGCCAGCTCAACTTCTCCGCCGAATCCGAAGCCTCCGCTGCGGCCGGTGACGCGAAACCGATCCCGCCCGGGCACAAGGCCGTCATTGCGCACGTCCCCGGCAACGTCTGGAAGATCGCCGTCGCTCCGGGTCAGTCGATCACCCTGGACCAACCGCTTGTCGTCCTCGAATCGATGAAGATGGAAATTTCCGTCGTCGCGACCGAGCCGGGCACCGTCACCGAGGTCCTCTGCACCGAAGGCAAACCCGTCCAAGCGGGGGATGTGCTGGCGGTCGTGAAGCAGGATGCGTGA
- the atzF gene encoding allophanate hydrolase, which translates to MAILQLLDRLDARGADPTWITRLARTEVLARADAAARLPDAAPLRGLTFAIKDNIDLADVPTTAACPDFGYTPERSATAVQRLVDAGAVPLGKTNLDQFATGLVGVRSPYGVPENPFDAAYIPGGSSSGSAVAVAAGLCDFSLGTDTAGSGRVPAAFNNLVGLKPTKGLLSTRGVVPACRSLDCVSIFTRTIAEAARVLGVAAAFDPEDPFSRVAAPPVADESWPPRVGVPRATQLEFFGDDDAAKLFSAAVERWRALGAAIVEIDFAPFLEAARLLYEGPWVAERYAAIRAFIEAKPEALHPVTRKIIEGARGQTAVGAFESTYKLAALRRRAETVWDDIDVLLTPTAGTIYTVAQVEADPIRLNSNLGYYTNYMNLLDLCAVAVPAGFLPNGLPWGVTLVAPAFHDDRVLRLGARFLGEKPPARVLASSGATTRLAVCGAHLSGLPLNHQLTSLGARLVRATRTAPTYKLFALPNTTPPKPGLVRTAVDEAGAGAIEVEVWEFSLEAFGRFVAAIPAPLGIGTIALEDGSTVQGFLCEATAVRGARDVTAYGGWRGFLASLA; encoded by the coding sequence ATGGCCATACTCCAACTCCTCGATCGACTCGACGCCCGCGGCGCCGATCCCACGTGGATCACGCGCCTGGCGCGCACGGAAGTACTCGCGCGCGCCGACGCGGCGGCACGCCTGCCCGACGCCGCGCCCCTGCGCGGACTGACCTTCGCGATCAAGGACAACATCGATCTCGCCGACGTGCCGACGACCGCCGCGTGTCCGGATTTTGGATACACACCGGAACGAAGCGCGACGGCGGTGCAAAGGCTCGTCGACGCGGGCGCGGTCCCGCTCGGGAAAACCAACCTCGATCAATTCGCCACCGGGCTCGTCGGTGTGCGCTCGCCCTACGGAGTGCCGGAGAATCCGTTCGACGCCGCCTACATCCCCGGCGGCTCGAGTTCCGGCTCGGCGGTCGCGGTGGCGGCGGGGTTGTGCGACTTCTCGCTCGGCACCGATACCGCGGGCTCGGGCCGCGTGCCGGCGGCGTTCAACAATCTGGTAGGCCTCAAACCGACCAAGGGCCTGCTCAGCACGCGTGGCGTGGTACCGGCGTGCCGGTCGCTCGACTGCGTGTCGATCTTCACCCGCACCATCGCCGAGGCGGCGCGCGTGCTCGGCGTCGCGGCGGCCTTCGATCCCGAGGATCCGTTCAGCCGCGTGGCGGCGCCACCGGTCGCGGACGAGTCATGGCCGCCGCGGGTCGGCGTGCCACGCGCCACGCAGCTCGAGTTCTTCGGCGACGACGATGCGGCGAAGTTGTTCTCGGCCGCCGTCGAACGTTGGCGTGCGCTCGGCGCGGCGATCGTCGAGATCGACTTCGCGCCGTTTCTCGAAGCCGCGCGGCTGCTCTACGAAGGCCCCTGGGTCGCGGAACGCTACGCGGCCATCCGCGCGTTCATCGAAGCGAAGCCCGAAGCGCTCCATCCCGTGACGCGCAAGATCATCGAAGGCGCACGCGGGCAGACGGCGGTCGGCGCGTTCGAGTCGACTTACAAACTCGCGGCGCTGCGCCGTCGCGCCGAGACGGTGTGGGACGACATCGACGTGCTGCTCACCCCGACCGCCGGCACGATCTACACGGTCGCGCAGGTCGAGGCGGATCCGATCCGGCTCAATTCGAATCTCGGCTACTACACCAACTACATGAACCTGCTCGACTTGTGCGCCGTCGCCGTGCCCGCGGGTTTTCTCCCCAACGGCCTGCCGTGGGGCGTCACGCTCGTCGCACCGGCGTTTCACGACGATCGCGTGTTGCGGCTCGGGGCGCGTTTCCTCGGCGAGAAGCCGCCGGCGCGTGTGCTCGCGTCGTCAGGGGCGACGACACGGCTCGCCGTATGCGGCGCGCACTTGAGCGGCCTGCCGCTCAATCACCAGCTCACGTCGCTCGGCGCACGCCTCGTGCGTGCGACGCGCACCGCACCGACCTACAAACTCTTCGCGTTGCCGAACACCACTCCGCCGAAGCCCGGACTCGTGCGCACGGCGGTCGACGAAGCAGGTGCGGGCGCGATCGAGGTCGAGGTGTGGGAATTCTCGCTCGAGGCTTTCGGTCGTTTCGTCGCAGCGATCCCCGCCCCGCTCGGCATCGGCACGATCGCGCTGGAGGACGGCTCGACCGTGCAGGGTTTTCTCTGTGAAGCCACGGCCGTGCGAGGCGCGCGCGACGTCACGGCTTACGGCGGATGGCGGGGGTTTCTCGCGTCGCTCGCGTAG
- a CDS encoding L-threonylcarbamoyladenylate synthase encodes MRPPPRLPASGRPRGTGTDADTGSKPVATIYEGSDSDLFFLSERLRAGELVAVPTETVYGLAAHALDAEACARVFAAKGRPSYDPLIVHVLDLEAAREIAEFNTQALALAARFWPGPLTLILPKSPAVPDIVTSGRPTVAVRVPAHPVMRALLARCGLPLAAPSANPFGYVSPTTAAHVQAGLGDRIDHILDGGPCTIGVESTIVDARDPADPIVLRPGGLAREAIEGVLGRPVRTHTTAPRPADTPPTDPAGELAPGLLERHYSPRTPVALRDVPFPSEVLRQPPDGAARVFFARPAGADADRVSRRDDIHWLTEAGDLAEAAHNLFALMRALDAAGHARLEFEPAPTHGLGPAINDRLRRAAARG; translated from the coding sequence GTGAGGCCTCCGCCGCGCCTCCCCGCCTCCGGGCGGCCGCGCGGCACCGGCACCGACGCCGACACGGGCTCGAAACCTGTGGCCACGATCTACGAGGGGTCCGATTCGGACCTCTTTTTTTTGTCCGAACGCCTCCGGGCCGGCGAACTCGTCGCCGTCCCCACCGAGACTGTCTACGGCCTCGCCGCCCACGCCCTAGACGCCGAGGCCTGCGCCCGCGTCTTCGCCGCGAAAGGCCGCCCGAGCTACGATCCGCTCATCGTCCACGTGCTCGATCTCGAGGCGGCCCGGGAGATCGCGGAGTTCAACACTCAAGCCCTCGCCCTCGCCGCGCGTTTCTGGCCCGGACCGCTGACGCTGATCCTGCCGAAGTCTCCGGCCGTGCCCGACATCGTCACCTCCGGCCGGCCCACGGTCGCGGTCCGAGTCCCGGCGCACCCGGTGATGCGCGCCCTCCTCGCGCGCTGTGGGCTCCCGCTCGCCGCCCCGAGCGCCAACCCGTTCGGCTACGTCAGCCCCACCACCGCCGCCCACGTGCAAGCCGGCCTCGGCGACCGCATCGATCACATCCTCGACGGCGGCCCGTGCACGATCGGGGTCGAGTCGACCATCGTCGACGCCCGCGATCCTGCCGATCCCATTGTCCTTCGCCCCGGTGGCCTCGCCCGCGAAGCGATCGAGGGCGTCCTCGGCAGACCCGTGCGGACCCACACGACCGCCCCGCGGCCGGCCGACACACCGCCCACCGACCCCGCCGGTGAACTCGCTCCGGGACTGCTCGAACGCCATTACAGCCCGCGCACGCCGGTGGCGCTGCGCGATGTGCCGTTTCCGAGCGAGGTGTTGAGACAGCCACCCGACGGTGCCGCGCGCGTCTTCTTCGCCCGCCCGGCGGGCGCGGACGCGGACCGGGTGTCCCGCCGCGACGACATCCACTGGCTCACGGAGGCCGGCGACTTGGCCGAAGCCGCGCACAACCTCTTCGCCCTCATGCGCGCGCTCGACGCCGCGGGCCACGCCCGGCTCGAGTTCGAACCCGCCCCCACTCACGGCCTCGGCCCCGCCATCAACGACCGCCTGCGCCGCGCCGCCGCGCGCGGCTGA
- a CDS encoding alanine--glyoxylate aminotransferase family protein, whose product MAHPAERILLGPGPSPVPARVLRALAAPTIGHLDPQYVRIMDETCAMLRQVFRTSDALAFPVSGTGMAGMECVASNLIEPGDEAIVCVAGVFGARMADVLARCGAVVHAIEVPWGETFTLDRIAEALAAHPRARLLGIVHAETSTGAFQSLEGLADLVRARGALLVVDTVTSLGGHDVRMDDWGIDAVYSGTQKCLSCPPGLAPVAFGPRALARMDARTTKVQSWYFDVSMLRSYYHGTTGGGRVYHHTAPVNMTYALHEALTLVLEEGLENRFARHAEMHARLRRGLEALGLVYVPARSLHTLNCVRLPEGVDDASVRRRLLEDYGIEIGAGLGPFAGKAWRIGLMGHGATRRNVDLLLAALRETMP is encoded by the coding sequence ATGGCCCACCCCGCCGAACGCATCTTGCTCGGGCCCGGTCCGAGCCCTGTCCCCGCCCGCGTGTTGCGCGCGCTCGCCGCGCCGACGATCGGGCACCTCGACCCGCAATACGTCCGCATCATGGACGAAACCTGCGCCATGCTCCGGCAGGTGTTTCGCACCTCGGACGCGCTCGCGTTTCCCGTCAGCGGCACCGGCATGGCCGGTATGGAATGCGTCGCCAGCAACCTCATCGAACCCGGCGACGAGGCGATCGTGTGCGTGGCCGGAGTCTTCGGCGCGCGCATGGCCGACGTCTTGGCACGTTGCGGTGCCGTCGTGCACGCGATCGAGGTGCCGTGGGGCGAGACGTTCACGCTGGACCGCATCGCGGAAGCGCTCGCCGCACACCCCCGCGCGCGACTCCTCGGCATCGTCCATGCCGAAACGAGCACCGGTGCCTTTCAATCGCTCGAAGGTCTCGCCGACCTCGTCCGAGCCCGCGGCGCGCTCCTCGTCGTCGACACTGTCACCAGCCTCGGCGGCCACGATGTGCGCATGGACGACTGGGGCATCGACGCCGTCTACTCCGGCACCCAGAAATGCCTGAGTTGTCCGCCCGGTCTCGCACCGGTCGCCTTCGGTCCACGCGCCCTCGCCCGCATGGACGCTCGCACGACGAAGGTGCAGTCGTGGTACTTCGACGTGTCGATGCTCCGCAGCTACTACCACGGCACGACCGGCGGCGGACGCGTCTACCACCACACGGCGCCGGTCAACATGACCTACGCCCTTCACGAGGCGCTGACCCTCGTGCTCGAAGAGGGTCTCGAAAACCGCTTCGCCCGCCACGCCGAAATGCACGCTCGACTGCGCCGTGGACTCGAAGCGCTCGGACTCGTCTACGTCCCCGCGCGCTCCCTCCACACGCTCAACTGCGTGCGTCTCCCCGAAGGCGTCGACGATGCTTCCGTGCGCCGCCGCCTCCTCGAAGACTACGGCATCGAGATCGGCGCCGGCCTCGGCCCGTTCGCGGGCAAGGCGTGGCGGATCGGCCTCATGGGTCACGGCGCGACTCGGCGCAACGTCGACCTTCTCCTCGCCGCGCTGCGCGAAACGATGCCGTGA